In one Marinilabiliales bacterium genomic region, the following are encoded:
- a CDS encoding 4Fe-4S dicluster domain-containing protein translates to MSDIVIYSIITVSAMGAAAAIILFLVAKKFNVVEDPRIDLVEEELPAANCGGCGLPGCRAFAEALVKADDISGLKCPVSSSEEMARISVILGKEIADPEPLVAVSRCAGTPEYRPRTNLYDGAPACSIASALYTGEGGCPHGCLGLGDCVKVCRFDAIYMNPETGLPEVIDKLCTACNACVVECPRNIIELRKKNKKDRKIYVACINEEKGGVARKSCKVACIGCGKCIKACKFDAITMENNLAYIDPVKCKLCRKCAPECPTSAILEINFPVRKEKAEAQVQE, encoded by the coding sequence ATGAGCGATATAGTAATTTATTCAATCATTACGGTCAGCGCCATGGGAGCGGCTGCCGCCATTATTCTCTTCCTGGTGGCAAAAAAGTTCAATGTCGTAGAGGACCCGCGCATTGACCTGGTTGAGGAGGAGCTGCCGGCTGCCAACTGTGGTGGATGCGGACTGCCAGGATGCAGGGCATTCGCCGAAGCACTGGTAAAAGCCGACGATATATCAGGCCTTAAATGCCCGGTAAGCAGCAGCGAGGAAATGGCCAGAATATCTGTAATACTGGGCAAGGAGATAGCTGATCCTGAACCCCTTGTGGCAGTTTCCAGGTGCGCAGGCACACCCGAATACCGGCCCAGGACAAATCTTTATGATGGTGCTCCTGCATGCAGCATAGCATCAGCACTTTATACTGGCGAAGGAGGATGCCCCCACGGTTGTCTCGGACTTGGTGATTGTGTAAAGGTGTGCCGGTTCGATGCAATTTATATGAACCCTGAAACGGGACTGCCTGAGGTCATTGATAAGCTCTGTACAGCATGCAATGCATGCGTTGTTGAATGCCCGCGCAACATAATTGAGCTGAGAAAAAAGAATAAGAAGGACCGTAAGATATACGTGGCATGCATTAACGAGGAAAAGGGCGGGGTTGCCAGGAAAAGCTGCAAGGTTGCCTGCATAGGTTGCGGCAAATGCATAAAAGCATGCAAATTCGATGCAATAACAATGGAAAACAACCTGGCATATATCGATCCTGTTAAATGCAAACTCTGCAGGAAATGTGCACCTGAATGCCCGACCAGCGCAATACTGGAGATCAATTTCCCGGTGCGCAAAGAGAAAGCTGAGGCGCAGGTTCAGGAATAA
- a CDS encoding electron transport complex subunit E: MDQAKNFTKGFIRENPVFILMLGLCPALGTTTSAFNGMGMGLATMFVVLMSNIVVSLIKNFVPNKVRIPCYIVIIASFVTIVDLVMAGFMPALHEQLGLFIPLIVVNCFVLGRAEAFASKNTLLSSVIDGTGMGLGFTLALTLLGAAREILGSNAIFGLQFIQGDGMLVFILAPGAFIALGYLIALANKLNKQ, encoded by the coding sequence ATGGACCAGGCAAAAAATTTCACCAAGGGATTTATTAGGGAAAACCCGGTTTTCATCCTGATGCTGGGGTTATGTCCCGCCCTTGGTACTACAACATCTGCATTCAACGGCATGGGTATGGGACTGGCAACGATGTTTGTCGTTCTGATGTCGAATATCGTCGTGTCACTTATAAAGAACTTTGTGCCAAACAAGGTCAGAATTCCCTGCTATATCGTTATCATCGCTTCATTCGTCACCATAGTGGACCTTGTAATGGCAGGTTTCATGCCTGCACTTCATGAACAGCTGGGGCTGTTCATCCCGCTGATAGTGGTAAACTGTTTCGTGCTTGGCAGGGCCGAAGCCTTTGCGTCCAAAAACACACTGCTGTCATCGGTAATCGACGGAACAGGTATGGGACTGGGCTTTACGCTTGCCCTCACGCTTCTGGGCGCTGCACGTGAAATACTCGGCAGCAACGCGATCTTCGGCCTGCAATTCATTCAGGGTGATGGCATGCTTGTTTTTATCCTGGCCCCCGGGGCATTTATCGCACTGGGTTACCTTATAGCTCTTGCAAACAAACTTAACAAACAGTAA
- a CDS encoding RnfABCDGE type electron transport complex subunit D, translated as MDKLITVSPSPHVYGDDNVKKLMYGVIYALIPAFLVSVYFFGIGALIVTSISVVSCVMFEYLIQKYMMKTEPTVSDGSAAVTGVLLAMNLPTNMPWWIIVIGALVAIGVGKMSFGGLGNNPFNPALVGRVFLFISFPVQMTSWPEPIVSRLQYADAATGATPLAVIKEGLAAGVPMSRLAEQIPGYLDLFIGHLHGSMGEISALALLAGGIFMLTRKIITWHIPVSIFLTVFLFTGILWLINPYDNADPLFHLITGGLVLGAVYMATDYATSPMTPKGMWIFGIGIGVITVAIRVYGAYPEGISFAILIMNSFVPLINKYVKPNRFGEEVKNG; from the coding sequence ATGGACAAACTTATTACCGTCTCTCCGTCCCCGCATGTATACGGGGATGATAACGTAAAAAAGCTGATGTACGGGGTAATATATGCTCTGATACCGGCATTCCTCGTCTCGGTCTATTTTTTCGGGATCGGAGCTCTTATAGTAACCTCAATATCTGTCGTTTCATGTGTGATGTTTGAATACCTGATACAGAAATACATGATGAAGACCGAACCAACTGTTAGCGATGGTTCGGCAGCGGTTACGGGGGTGCTCCTGGCCATGAACCTGCCTACCAACATGCCGTGGTGGATAATCGTCATTGGCGCCCTGGTGGCAATCGGGGTGGGAAAAATGTCTTTCGGGGGACTTGGCAATAATCCTTTCAATCCCGCCCTGGTAGGCCGTGTTTTCCTCTTTATCTCTTTCCCTGTGCAGATGACAAGCTGGCCCGAGCCTATCGTATCACGATTGCAGTATGCTGATGCCGCAACGGGAGCAACCCCGCTGGCAGTGATAAAGGAGGGGCTTGCAGCAGGGGTGCCCATGTCACGGCTTGCTGAGCAGATACCCGGATACCTTGATCTTTTCATAGGACATCTCCACGGCAGTATGGGTGAGATATCGGCCCTTGCATTACTGGCAGGAGGTATATTTATGTTAACCAGGAAAATCATTACATGGCACATACCTGTATCAATATTCCTTACGGTATTCCTTTTTACTGGTATCCTCTGGCTGATAAACCCCTACGATAATGCCGATCCTTTGTTTCATCTTATAACCGGGGGACTTGTCCTGGGGGCGGTTTACATGGCAACCGACTATGCTACTTCGCCGATGACACCAAAAGGGATGTGGATATTCGGCATAGGTATCGGGGTAATAACCGTTGCTATAAGGGTTTACGGAGCATACCCCGAGGGTATATCATTTGCGATCCTGATAATGAACTCGTTTGTTCCCCTGATAAATAAATATGTCAAACCCAATAGATTTGGAGAGGAGGTAAAAAATGGCTAA
- a CDS encoding RnfABCDGE type electron transport complex subunit G: MAKRESTFFNMVLALLTITLVASASLGFIYELTKEPIEAARAARKNNAIRAVVPDFDNSPTEEQYTIAAAGGELVFYPAKKDGELVGTAIETFTNRGFSGTIKLMVGLLPDGTIHGIEVLEHKETPGLGDKMESDKSDFSAQFEGQKPEDFRLRLRQDGGDVDGITATTISSRAYCEAVQLAYDLYIDKDADVSYELPAREDAVERVLEDFTNNPLQEEYRVVVNGNEYTVFPGRRGRRYTGLAVDILSEAGYIGPIRLMVGFDSEGVITGIEVLGHEETPGYGDLIENARSDFYKQFIGLNPGEDNVRLKEEGGIIDGISGATVTANAYCEAVRSAWDIFRKAGN; the protein is encoded by the coding sequence ATGGCTAAAAGAGAATCCACCTTCTTCAATATGGTGCTGGCGCTGCTTACAATAACCCTTGTTGCTTCAGCCTCACTGGGATTCATTTATGAACTTACAAAAGAACCTATAGAAGCGGCCAGGGCAGCCAGGAAAAACAATGCCATCAGGGCTGTGGTGCCTGATTTTGACAACAGCCCCACCGAAGAGCAATATACAATTGCGGCGGCAGGAGGAGAGCTGGTGTTCTACCCTGCCAAAAAGGACGGTGAACTGGTGGGCACTGCCATTGAAACATTTACGAACAGGGGTTTCAGCGGGACGATCAAATTGATGGTGGGACTGCTTCCTGACGGCACGATTCACGGGATAGAAGTACTCGAGCATAAAGAGACTCCCGGACTTGGTGATAAGATGGAGAGCGACAAATCTGATTTCAGCGCCCAGTTTGAGGGACAGAAGCCTGAAGACTTTCGCCTGCGGCTCAGGCAGGACGGAGGCGACGTTGACGGTATAACAGCTACCACCATCAGCTCCCGGGCCTACTGTGAGGCTGTGCAGCTGGCATATGACCTCTACATCGACAAGGACGCCGATGTCTCATACGAGCTCCCTGCCCGGGAGGATGCGGTTGAAAGGGTTCTGGAAGACTTTACCAACAATCCACTCCAGGAAGAGTACCGGGTAGTGGTAAATGGAAATGAATATACCGTGTTCCCCGGAAGAAGGGGAAGGAGGTATACCGGACTGGCAGTTGATATACTCTCAGAAGCAGGATATATAGGCCCGATAAGGCTGATGGTTGGGTTCGACAGTGAAGGGGTGATCACCGGCATAGAGGTGCTCGGACACGAAGAGACACCGGGTTACGGCGACCTGATAGAGAATGCAAGGTCGGATTTCTATAAACAGTTCATCGGACTGAACCCCGGCGAGGATAATGTAAGGCTTAAGGAAGAAGGGGGTATAATAGACGGTATAAGCGGTGCGACAGTTACCGCAAACGCTTATTGTGAGGCAGTGCGCAGCGCATGGGATATTTTCCGGAAGGCCGGGAACTGA
- the rsxC gene encoding electron transport complex subunit RsxC: protein MIQTFPKGGVHPAEDKFAAGSPIKTLKVPEAVVIPLSQHIGAPAEPLVKKGDTVKTGQLIAQSKGFVSANIHSSVTGTVKKIDSEPDSSGYKRTAVVIDAVDDDWADGIDTDKTLKKNITAGADEIVRRTLDAGIVGLGGATFPSHIKLSLPKGKKADILIINGVECEPCLTSDHRLMLERGDELMVGIQLLMKALNVTRAFIGIENNKPDAIAHLSKLSADYEGIKVRPLKIKYPQGAEKQLIKALINREVPSGGLPVDVGTVVHNVGTAVAVYEAVQKNKPLIERVVTVTGRDMKEPSNFLVRIGTPVRTLIDAAGGLPDNTGKVVNGGPMMGKALNSLEVPVTKGTSGILLIPADKAARKPVVNCMRCAKCITVCPMGLEPHLLMPATEFGKWELAEEERILDCMECGSCSYICPSGRPLLDYIRLGKSTVSKIIRSRKQ, encoded by the coding sequence GTGATACAAACATTTCCCAAAGGCGGCGTCCATCCGGCAGAGGACAAGTTTGCAGCCGGAAGTCCCATCAAAACCCTTAAGGTTCCTGAAGCTGTTGTCATACCCTTGTCCCAGCACATTGGCGCTCCTGCTGAACCGCTGGTTAAAAAAGGAGATACGGTAAAAACCGGTCAGCTGATAGCTCAAAGTAAGGGCTTTGTCTCGGCCAACATTCATTCTTCAGTTACCGGAACAGTTAAGAAAATCGACAGCGAACCGGATAGCAGCGGCTACAAAAGGACCGCCGTTGTTATTGATGCAGTTGATGACGACTGGGCAGATGGTATTGATACTGACAAGACCCTGAAAAAAAATATTACCGCCGGAGCCGATGAAATTGTGCGGCGGACTCTTGATGCCGGTATTGTGGGTCTCGGCGGGGCAACCTTCCCCTCACACATAAAGCTTTCTTTGCCAAAAGGCAAGAAGGCCGACATACTGATCATAAACGGGGTGGAATGTGAACCCTGCCTTACATCTGACCACAGGCTGATGCTGGAAAGGGGAGATGAACTGATGGTCGGTATACAGCTTCTGATGAAGGCACTCAATGTCACCAGGGCCTTTATCGGAATTGAAAATAACAAACCCGATGCTATAGCGCACCTCAGTAAATTGTCAGCAGATTACGAGGGTATCAAAGTGAGGCCTCTCAAAATAAAATACCCCCAGGGTGCTGAAAAACAGCTGATAAAAGCCCTTATCAACAGGGAGGTGCCGTCTGGTGGTTTGCCGGTGGATGTTGGGACAGTGGTTCATAATGTAGGTACCGCCGTTGCAGTATATGAGGCAGTTCAGAAAAACAAGCCACTGATAGAAAGGGTTGTTACCGTAACCGGCAGGGATATGAAAGAGCCCTCCAATTTTCTGGTCAGGATAGGGACACCGGTCAGAACCCTGATCGATGCCGCAGGGGGACTTCCCGATAACACAGGCAAGGTGGTGAACGGAGGGCCAATGATGGGCAAGGCACTAAACAGCCTCGAAGTACCCGTTACAAAAGGCACATCTGGCATTCTTCTAATTCCTGCGGACAAAGCTGCCCGAAAACCGGTAGTTAACTGCATGCGCTGCGCAAAATGCATTACAGTTTGTCCTATGGGACTGGAACCTCACCTGCTTATGCCTGCCACGGAATTCGGCAAGTGGGAGCTTGCAGAAGAAGAGAGAATACTGGATTGTATGGAATGCGGCTCGTGCAGCTATATATGTCCCTCGGGAAGACCGCTTCTCGACTATATTAGGCTAGGCAAATCAACTGTAAGTAAAATTATCAGATCAAGGAAACAGTAA
- a CDS encoding 3'-5' exonuclease — MNKLKLKNPLIFFDLETTGIDVVKDRIVELSYLKVYPDGKEETRTWLINPGMPIPPESTAIHGISDNDVKDAPAFQQVAQKLANEFEGCDFAGFNSNKFDIPLLAEEFLRTNVDFDMKKRKFIDVMIIFMKMEQRNLGAAYRFYCNRELDDAHSAEADTRATYEILQAQIDRYGDLENDVDMLSAFSSHNRNVDYMGRIVYNDNDVEVINFGKYKGVPVEEVLEKDPGYYSWIMNADFPQYTKKVLTNIKLRKFNK, encoded by the coding sequence ATGAACAAACTGAAGCTTAAGAACCCGCTGATCTTTTTTGATCTTGAAACCACAGGGATTGACGTTGTCAAGGACAGGATTGTCGAACTGTCATACCTGAAGGTGTACCCGGATGGCAAGGAGGAGACAAGAACCTGGCTCATTAATCCCGGAATGCCAATCCCGCCTGAATCCACTGCTATACATGGCATATCAGACAATGACGTAAAAGATGCTCCTGCTTTCCAGCAGGTTGCTCAAAAACTTGCCAATGAGTTTGAGGGATGTGATTTTGCCGGGTTTAATTCAAACAAGTTTGATATCCCCCTGCTTGCCGAGGAGTTTTTGAGGACCAATGTCGATTTTGACATGAAAAAGCGCAAGTTCATCGATGTGATGATCATCTTTATGAAGATGGAGCAGCGCAACCTTGGTGCTGCATACCGGTTTTACTGCAACAGGGAGCTGGATGATGCACACAGCGCCGAAGCAGATACCCGGGCCACTTATGAGATCCTGCAGGCCCAGATTGACAGGTACGGTGATCTTGAAAATGATGTGGATATGCTTTCGGCGTTCTCTTCGCACAACCGCAATGTTGATTACATGGGACGAATCGTCTACAATGATAATGATGTCGAAGTGATAAACTTTGGCAAGTACAAGGGAGTCCCGGTTGAGGAGGTGCTTGAAAAGGATCCGGGTTATTACAGCTGGATAATGAATGCAGACTTTCCCCAGTATACAAAGAAGGTCCTTACAAACATAAAGCTCAGGAAATTCAACAAGTAG
- the dnaN gene encoding DNA polymerase III subunit beta → MKFVVSSTDLLNHLQAVSRVISTKNTLPILDNFLFNLKDNELVITASDLESTLTTRMDLDNTSGGGLVALPARILTDTLREFPEQPLTFEISEENYSVAITTENGKFNVVGQSGEDFPQYPVLKDDIKVTVKMGADVMLNGISKTIFATADDELRPVMNGIFLDFTPDNMIFVASDAHKLVRYKRFDVKTEEQSSFILPKKPASLLRNILAREKGEVIVEFDDKNALFTLTDYKLVCRLVEGNYPNYSSVIPADNPNKLVIDRLDIINSLKRVSVFSSQASNLVKLELDENQITTSAQDIDFSISAYERLQCQYEGDKMEIGFKSTFLIEILNNLASREVIMELSDPSRAGLLLPAEKESDEEDLLMLLMPMMINV, encoded by the coding sequence ATGAAGTTTGTTGTTTCCAGCACCGATCTGCTGAATCACCTTCAGGCTGTCAGCCGGGTAATCAGCACAAAAAACACCCTGCCAATCCTGGATAATTTTTTGTTTAACCTGAAGGATAATGAGCTGGTAATAACGGCTTCCGACCTGGAATCTACCCTGACCACAAGGATGGATCTGGATAATACATCCGGAGGGGGGCTTGTAGCATTACCGGCCAGGATCCTTACCGATACGCTCAGGGAGTTTCCTGAACAACCGCTGACGTTTGAAATTTCAGAAGAGAACTACTCGGTTGCCATTACCACGGAGAACGGTAAATTCAATGTGGTAGGGCAGAGCGGTGAGGACTTCCCGCAGTACCCGGTCCTTAAGGACGATATTAAGGTTACTGTAAAGATGGGCGCTGATGTTATGCTCAATGGTATATCCAAAACAATATTTGCCACTGCTGATGATGAGCTGAGGCCCGTTATGAACGGTATCTTCCTTGACTTTACTCCTGACAATATGATCTTTGTGGCATCAGATGCACATAAGCTGGTCAGATATAAAAGATTTGATGTGAAAACGGAGGAGCAGTCCTCATTCATCCTTCCAAAGAAACCTGCATCATTGCTGAGAAATATCCTTGCACGTGAAAAAGGCGAAGTAATAGTTGAGTTTGATGATAAGAATGCACTGTTCACCCTTACTGATTATAAACTGGTCTGCAGGCTTGTTGAAGGGAATTATCCCAACTACAGCTCGGTGATCCCTGCCGACAACCCCAATAAGCTTGTGATCGACAGGCTGGATATTATCAATTCGTTGAAAAGGGTTTCGGTATTCTCCAGCCAGGCCAGTAACCTGGTCAAGCTGGAACTGGATGAGAACCAGATTACCACATCTGCTCAGGATATTGATTTCAGTATCTCTGCATATGAGAGGCTTCAGTGCCAGTATGAAGGGGATAAGATGGAGATAGGTTTCAAATCCACATTCCTGATCGAGATACTAAACAATCTTGCTTCCCGGGAGGTGATAATGGAGCTTAGTGATCCCTCCAGGGCAGGTCTTCTTTTGCCTGCTGAAAAAGAGAGTGATGAGGAGGACCTGCTGATGCTTCTCATGCCTATGATGATAAACGTATAG
- the rsxA gene encoding electron transport complex subunit RsxA, with translation MEYIVIVLSAILVNNIVLAQFLGLCPFFGVSGKISTAAGMGGAVLFVMTIAAIVTYMISHYILIPFDLIYLRTITYILVISSLVQMVEIILKKVSPPLYQALGIFLPLMTTNCAILGVAILVIQNEYTLMSGVVFAVAHSIGFTLALVILAGIREQLELVNVPKGMKGNPIILVAAGLLALAFMGFAGIV, from the coding sequence ATGGAATATATAGTAATCGTACTTTCAGCTATCCTGGTAAACAATATCGTGCTGGCACAATTCCTCGGGCTATGCCCGTTCTTCGGGGTGTCAGGCAAAATTTCCACGGCTGCAGGAATGGGTGGCGCGGTGCTTTTTGTAATGACCATTGCAGCTATAGTAACCTATATGATCTCGCACTATATCCTCATCCCGTTCGACCTGATCTACCTGCGCACAATAACATACATCCTGGTTATCTCTTCGCTGGTGCAGATGGTGGAGATCATCCTTAAAAAGGTAAGTCCCCCCCTCTACCAGGCACTTGGTATATTCCTGCCCCTGATGACCACCAACTGTGCAATTCTTGGGGTTGCCATCCTGGTCATACAGAACGAGTACACCCTTATGAGCGGCGTTGTATTCGCGGTAGCTCATTCAATAGGCTTCACGCTTGCACTGGTTATCCTTGCCGGCATCCGCGAGCAGCTTGAGCTGGTTAACGTTCCAAAAGGTATGAAAGGCAATCCTATAATACTTGTTGCAGCAGGACTTCTGGCACTCGCTTTCATGGGATTTGCAGGAATAGTTTAG
- a CDS encoding FAA hydrolase family protein has protein sequence MKIICIGRNYADHARELNNPVPEKPVFFLKPDTSLVLNNRPFFYPDFSSNIHHEVEIVIRINRLGRNIDQRFAHRYYDEITAGIDFTARDLQDRCKEKGLPWEISKAFDNSAPLGRFVKKSETGDPGNIPIRLDINGKTVQEGSSSQMIFSFDHIISYISQFITLKIGDLIFTGTPAGVGPVSVGDRLQAWLNDEMLLDFYVK, from the coding sequence ATGAAGATAATTTGTATTGGCCGAAATTATGCTGATCATGCCAGGGAACTTAACAACCCGGTGCCTGAGAAGCCGGTATTTTTTCTTAAGCCTGACACCTCGCTGGTACTAAACAACAGGCCATTCTTCTACCCTGATTTTTCATCAAATATTCACCATGAGGTTGAGATAGTAATCAGGATCAACCGTCTTGGCAGAAATATCGACCAGCGTTTTGCACACAGGTATTACGATGAAATAACTGCAGGAATTGATTTCACGGCCCGTGACCTGCAGGACAGGTGCAAGGAGAAGGGGTTGCCGTGGGAGATTTCCAAGGCTTTTGACAATTCAGCCCCTCTGGGAAGGTTCGTCAAAAAAAGTGAAACAGGCGACCCCGGCAATATCCCGATCCGGCTTGATATAAACGGTAAAACCGTGCAGGAAGGGAGCTCATCGCAGATGATCTTTTCGTTCGATCATATAATATCATATATTTCACAGTTCATTACCCTTAAGATAGGAGACCTGATCTTTACCGGCACCCCTGCCGGAGTGGGGCCGGTAAGTGTCGGCGACAGGCTGCAGGCCTGGCTGAATGATGAGATGCTTCTCGATTTTTATGTGAAATGA